A single region of the Halorussus gelatinilyticus genome encodes:
- a CDS encoding PrkA family serine protein kinase, with translation MTESLEELSQRYQESMPEDLRETKSFDWYLDEVYEDPKIARNAHQRVADMFDYYGTEYDEEAGVVEYLLASEDPLHDGENTFYGHEIHRAIHEFVNKVKSGARGLGPEKRIKLLLGPVGSGKSDFDRQVRTYFEDYTLSDEGRMYTYRWTNLCDVIHDQDPADDTVRSPMNQDPLVLLPVDQRQRVIDDLNENLDAPYTIQNEQSLDPASAFYMDELLAYYDDDIKLVLDNHVEVVRLTADENKRQAVETFEPKDKKNQDETELTGDVNYSKIAIYGESDPRAFDYSGAFCNANRGIFSGEELLKLQREFLYDFLHATQEQTIKPKNNPRIDIDQVIVGRTNMPEYRDKKGDEKMEAFNDRTKRIDFPYVLEYDEESQIYRKMLFNADVPDVHIEPHTLEMAGLFGVLTRIEEPDSETVDLMQKVKAYNGEIKDGEDVDVKKLREEGEESADIGEGMEGVSARFIGDEIAEAIMNSTHRDRGFLSPLSVFNHFEENLENHGSIPEENFETYYRYLEMVREEYKDRAIEDVRHALAYDIEEIQRQGEKYMDHVMAYIDDDTVEDELTGREQEPDESFLRAVEEKLDIPRDRKDDFRQEVSNWVSRRAREGSPFDPQDNDRLRRALERKLWEDKKHNINFSALVSSNEMDDDEQNAWIEALVDQGYSREGAKEVLEFAGAEVARAEMED, from the coding sequence ATGACAGAATCACTGGAAGAACTCAGCCAGCGGTACCAGGAATCGATGCCCGAAGACCTCCGCGAGACCAAGTCCTTCGACTGGTATCTCGACGAGGTGTACGAGGACCCCAAGATAGCCAGAAACGCCCACCAGCGGGTCGCCGACATGTTCGACTACTACGGCACCGAGTACGACGAGGAGGCCGGCGTGGTCGAGTACCTGCTCGCCTCGGAGGACCCGCTCCACGACGGGGAGAACACCTTCTACGGGCACGAGATTCACCGCGCCATCCACGAGTTCGTCAACAAGGTCAAGTCCGGTGCGCGGGGTCTCGGCCCGGAGAAGCGCATCAAGTTGCTCCTCGGCCCGGTCGGATCCGGCAAGTCCGACTTCGACCGACAGGTCCGGACATACTTCGAGGACTACACCCTCAGCGACGAGGGCCGGATGTACACCTACCGGTGGACGAACCTCTGCGACGTCATCCACGACCAAGACCCCGCCGACGACACGGTCCGGTCGCCGATGAATCAGGACCCCCTCGTCCTGCTCCCGGTGGACCAGCGCCAGCGCGTCATCGACGACCTGAACGAGAACTTAGACGCGCCCTACACCATCCAGAACGAGCAGAGCCTCGACCCCGCGTCGGCGTTCTACATGGACGAGCTGCTGGCGTACTACGACGACGACATCAAGCTGGTGCTGGACAACCACGTCGAAGTCGTCCGCCTGACCGCCGACGAGAACAAGCGCCAGGCCGTCGAGACCTTCGAACCGAAGGACAAGAAGAACCAGGACGAGACCGAGTTGACGGGCGACGTCAACTACTCGAAAATCGCCATCTACGGCGAGTCCGACCCCAGAGCCTTCGACTACTCGGGGGCGTTCTGTAACGCAAACCGGGGTATCTTCAGTGGCGAGGAGCTACTCAAACTCCAGCGGGAGTTCCTCTACGACTTCCTGCACGCTACGCAGGAACAGACCATCAAACCGAAGAACAATCCGCGAATCGACATCGACCAGGTCATCGTCGGCCGGACGAACATGCCCGAGTACCGGGACAAGAAGGGCGACGAGAAGATGGAAGCGTTCAACGACCGGACCAAGCGCATCGACTTCCCGTACGTCCTCGAATACGACGAGGAGTCCCAGATTTACCGGAAGATGCTGTTCAACGCCGACGTGCCCGACGTCCACATCGAGCCACACACGCTCGAAATGGCCGGACTCTTCGGCGTCCTGACCCGCATCGAGGAGCCCGACAGCGAGACCGTGGACCTGATGCAGAAGGTCAAGGCCTACAACGGCGAAATCAAGGACGGCGAGGACGTGGACGTGAAGAAGCTCCGCGAGGAGGGCGAGGAGTCCGCCGACATCGGCGAGGGCATGGAAGGCGTCTCCGCCCGGTTCATCGGCGACGAAATCGCGGAGGCCATCATGAACTCGACCCACCGCGACAGGGGCTTCCTGAGTCCCCTCTCGGTGTTCAACCACTTCGAGGAGAACCTCGAAAATCACGGCTCCATCCCGGAGGAGAACTTCGAGACCTACTACCGCTACCTCGAAATGGTCCGCGAGGAGTACAAGGACCGCGCCATCGAGGACGTGCGCCACGCGCTCGCCTACGACATCGAGGAGATTCAGCGACAGGGCGAGAAGTACATGGACCACGTCATGGCGTACATCGACGACGACACGGTCGAGGACGAACTCACGGGCCGCGAGCAGGAACCCGACGAGAGCTTCCTCCGGGCCGTCGAGGAGAAACTCGACATCCCGCGCGACCGGAAGGACGACTTCCGGCAGGAAGTGAGCAACTGGGTCTCCCGACGCGCCCGCGAGGGGTCGCCGTTCGACCCGCAGGACAACGACCGCCTGCGCCGCGCGCTGGAACGCAAGCTCTGGGAGGACAAGAAACACAACATCAACTTCTCGGCGCTGGTCTCGTCCAACGAGATGGACGACGACGAGCAGAACGCGTGGATAGAGGCGCTCGTCGATCAGGGCTACTCCCGCGAGGGCGCGAAGGAGGTGCTGGAGTTCGCCGGCGCAGAGGTCGCCCGCGCGGAGATGGAGGACTAA
- a CDS encoding PrkA family serine protein kinase: protein MEAADRELRETYEEPKSLADFVDEAFENPTVAAHASKYLLEAIESMGTRTVVEEGDEKERYVFFDDPHNDGEHAILGNTEVLNAFVDDLRSIAAERGKAEKIIWFDGPTATGKSELKRCLVNGLREFSKTEAGRRYTVEWNIASASEARSLSYGDERAVADEENWFPSPVQANPLTVFPEEVREDILARINEGVEDHIDLKVDSALDPFSREAYDYLEEQYRRNGEDDLFSAITDPNHLRVKNYVVDVGKGIGVLHSEDSGPPKERLVGSWMRGMLQELDSRGRKNPQAFSFDGVLSQGNGLLTIVEDAAQHADLLQKLLNVPDEKTVKLDKGIQMDIDTQLLIISNPDLEAQLNQHADAGGADPLKALKRRLDRRRFKYLTNLSLEAELIRRELTNETDVWKAESYDELENLIREPLSVQVRNDESGAGVGERELAPHAIEAAALYSVVTRLDGEDVPAGLDLVDKAKLFDRGYLLDGDDRLDAEDFDFDDDADDGEQGIPVTYTRDVIADLLNDESERAHADYPVEEVIMPRDILNAMAEDLTGAPVFSTAERTEYENRLVPVKNHVFQKQEEDVLDAMMADKRVDEETVEEYIEHVYAWATDEQVENDRGERVEPDPLKMKVFETEHLGRFSPESYDGDHSPTPAVEEFRRNKVITALNRHAWENRDEGFEAADIDPKEIPIIKTVLANYDWDDVRRVYEDFDPNQWADPPGNTETAAVKAETIDNLVEMFGYSEASAELTSQHVMSQVSYKWD from the coding sequence ATCGAGGCGGCCGACCGCGAACTCCGGGAGACCTACGAGGAACCCAAGAGCCTCGCCGACTTCGTGGACGAGGCGTTCGAGAACCCGACCGTCGCGGCCCACGCCAGCAAGTACCTGCTCGAAGCCATCGAGTCGATGGGCACCCGGACCGTCGTCGAGGAGGGCGACGAGAAGGAGCGGTACGTCTTCTTCGACGACCCGCACAACGACGGCGAACACGCCATATTGGGCAACACCGAGGTGCTCAACGCCTTCGTGGACGACCTGCGGTCCATCGCGGCCGAGCGCGGCAAGGCCGAGAAGATAATCTGGTTCGACGGCCCGACCGCGACCGGCAAATCGGAGTTGAAGCGGTGTCTCGTCAACGGGCTTCGGGAGTTCTCGAAGACCGAGGCGGGACGGCGGTACACCGTCGAGTGGAACATCGCCAGCGCGAGCGAGGCACGGAGCCTGAGCTACGGCGACGAGCGCGCGGTCGCCGACGAGGAGAACTGGTTCCCGAGTCCGGTGCAGGCCAATCCGCTGACGGTGTTCCCCGAGGAGGTCCGCGAGGACATCCTCGCGCGAATCAACGAGGGAGTCGAGGACCACATCGACCTGAAGGTCGATAGCGCGCTCGACCCCTTCAGCCGCGAGGCGTACGACTACCTCGAAGAGCAGTACCGTCGGAACGGCGAGGACGACCTGTTCTCGGCCATCACCGACCCGAACCACCTCCGGGTGAAGAACTACGTCGTGGACGTCGGGAAGGGCATCGGCGTCCTCCACTCGGAGGACTCGGGGCCGCCGAAGGAGCGACTCGTCGGGTCGTGGATGCGCGGGATGTTGCAGGAGTTGGACTCGCGGGGCCGCAAGAATCCCCAAGCGTTCAGCTTCGACGGCGTCCTCTCGCAGGGCAACGGCCTGCTGACCATCGTGGAGGACGCCGCCCAGCACGCCGATTTGCTCCAGAAGTTGCTCAACGTCCCCGACGAGAAGACGGTCAAGTTGGACAAGGGCATCCAGATGGACATCGACACGCAACTGCTCATCATCTCCAATCCCGACTTGGAGGCCCAATTGAACCAGCACGCCGACGCCGGCGGGGCCGACCCGCTGAAGGCGCTCAAGCGCAGGCTGGACCGGCGGCGGTTCAAGTACCTCACCAACCTGAGTCTGGAGGCCGAACTCATCCGCCGGGAGCTGACCAACGAGACCGACGTGTGGAAGGCCGAGAGCTACGACGAACTCGAGAACCTGATTCGGGAACCACTCTCGGTGCAGGTCCGGAACGACGAGAGCGGCGCGGGCGTCGGCGAGCGCGAACTCGCTCCGCACGCCATCGAGGCCGCCGCGCTCTACAGCGTCGTGACCCGACTCGACGGCGAGGACGTGCCCGCCGGACTCGACCTGGTGGACAAGGCGAAGCTGTTCGACAGGGGCTACCTGCTCGACGGCGACGACCGCCTCGACGCGGAGGACTTCGACTTCGACGACGACGCAGACGACGGCGAGCAGGGGATTCCCGTGACCTACACCCGCGACGTCATCGCGGACCTGCTCAACGACGAGAGCGAGCGCGCCCACGCCGACTACCCGGTCGAGGAGGTCATCATGCCCCGCGACATCCTGAACGCGATGGCCGAGGACCTGACCGGCGCGCCAGTCTTCTCGACCGCCGAGCGCACCGAGTACGAGAACAGGCTGGTGCCGGTCAAGAACCACGTCTTCCAGAAGCAGGAGGAGGACGTGCTAGACGCCATGATGGCCGACAAGCGCGTGGACGAGGAGACCGTCGAGGAGTACATCGAACACGTCTACGCGTGGGCGACCGACGAGCAGGTCGAGAACGACCGCGGCGAACGCGTCGAACCCGACCCGCTGAAGATGAAGGTGTTCGAGACCGAGCATCTGGGTCGGTTCTCGCCCGAGAGCTACGACGGCGACCACTCGCCGACCCCGGCGGTCGAGGAGTTCCGGCGCAACAAGGTCATCACCGCGCTGAACCGCCACGCGTGGGAGAACCGCGACGAGGGCTTCGAGGCGGCCGACATCGACCCCAAGGAGATTCCCATCATCAAGACGGTGCTGGCGAACTACGACTGGGACGACGTGCGCCGGGTGTACGAGGACTTCGACCCGAACCAGTGGGCCGACCCGCCGGGCAACACCGAGACGGCCGCGGTGAAGGCCGAGACCATCGACAATCTGGTCGAGATGTTCGGCTACAGCGAGGCGTCGGCCGAGTTGACCAGCCAACACGTCATGAGTCAGGTGAGCTACAAATGGGACTGA
- a CDS encoding YeaH/YhbH family protein, with translation MGLREDLERYREVGEAKREDLADFIQYGDLGQSLPDEINIPIKIVDLPEFAYDRRDKGGIGQGEPDVGDPVGEPQPQPGDGDEEGDPGDESGDHDYYEMDPEEFAEELDDELGLDLEPKGKEVIEEKEGDFTDMTRTGPDSTLDFERMFKEGLKRKLAMDFDPDFLEEVLKIDGWGPDRTFSWARENAINVSKHWLEEAYRRIPDDERTTYDSIEEVEESVTRRSTAQKIKEEGITHVPFRKEDERYRYPEIIEEREKNVVVVNIRDVSGSMREKKRELVERTFTPLDWYLTGKYDNAEFVYIAHDAEAWEVERDEFFGIRSGGGTKISSAYELAAAILDERYPWSDWNRYVFAAGDSENSRNDTSENVIPLMDEIPANLHAYVETQPDGKAINATHAEEVDDHFGESNEVAVSYVNSPEDVTDAIYEILSTEAES, from the coding sequence ATGGGACTGAGAGAGGACTTAGAACGGTATCGAGAGGTCGGCGAGGCCAAGCGGGAGGACCTCGCGGACTTCATCCAGTACGGCGACCTCGGCCAGAGCCTGCCCGACGAGATAAACATCCCCATCAAGATCGTGGACCTGCCGGAGTTCGCCTACGACCGGCGGGACAAGGGCGGCATCGGGCAGGGCGAACCCGACGTGGGCGACCCGGTGGGCGAGCCACAGCCCCAACCCGGCGACGGCGACGAGGAGGGCGACCCCGGCGACGAGTCGGGCGACCACGACTACTACGAGATGGACCCCGAGGAGTTCGCCGAGGAGTTGGACGACGAGTTGGGTCTCGACTTAGAGCCGAAGGGCAAGGAGGTCATCGAGGAGAAGGAGGGCGACTTCACCGACATGACCCGGACGGGTCCCGACAGCACCCTCGACTTCGAGCGGATGTTCAAGGAGGGGTTGAAGCGCAAACTGGCGATGGACTTCGACCCCGACTTCCTCGAAGAGGTGCTGAAGATAGACGGCTGGGGTCCCGACCGGACGTTCTCGTGGGCGCGCGAGAACGCCATCAACGTCTCGAAACACTGGCTCGAAGAGGCCTACCGCCGGATTCCGGACGACGAGAGGACGACCTACGACTCCATCGAGGAGGTCGAGGAGTCGGTCACTCGCCGGAGTACCGCCCAGAAGATAAAGGAAGAGGGCATCACGCACGTCCCCTTCCGGAAGGAGGACGAGCGCTACCGCTACCCCGAGATAATCGAGGAGCGCGAGAAGAACGTGGTCGTCGTCAACATCCGGGACGTCTCCGGGTCGATGCGCGAGAAGAAGCGCGAGTTGGTCGAGCGTACGTTCACGCCGCTGGACTGGTACCTGACCGGCAAGTACGACAACGCCGAGTTCGTCTACATCGCCCACGACGCCGAGGCGTGGGAGGTCGAGCGCGACGAGTTCTTCGGCATCCGGTCGGGCGGCGGGACGAAGATCTCGTCTGCGTACGAACTCGCCGCCGCGATTCTCGACGAGCGCTACCCGTGGAGCGACTGGAACCGCTACGTGTTCGCCGCCGGGGACAGCGAGAACTCCCGGAACGACACCAGCGAGAACGTCATCCCGCTGATGGACGAGATTCCCGCGAACCTCCACGCCTACGTCGAGACCCAACCCGACGGGAAGGCCATCAACGCGACCCACGCCGAGGAGGTAGACGACCACTTCGGCGAGTCGAACGAGGTGGCGGTCAGCTACGTCAACAGCCCCGAGGACGTGACCGACGCCATCTACGAAATCCTCAGCACGGAGGCCGAATCGTGA